One genomic window of Deinococcus radiotolerans includes the following:
- a CDS encoding sensor histidine kinase, translating to MRLFPRLLLQHLTGVAVTAAVLVGAAEVSAHPFIQHHVDSMIVQMGAQGGHMRVDLTQGMRDTLTRALLTALPVALVVATLFAWLSARRVTASVRTLQDGSRALASGEYHRRLAVAGEDELAELAGSFNTMAGALERVEQSRVELIGNVAHELRTPMAAVRGYAEAGQDGILPPQEALGANAREMASLERLARDLSLVSRVEGGRVDLHVVALALEGALLQARERFALAFEDRGVTFTVTGPAAGLSIQADAARAQQILANLLGNALRHTPPGGTVRLGAERRGGMAVVTVADTGSGVKAEHLERVFERFFRVDEARTRGEGSGVGLTIARGLARAMRGDVTASSVPGEGSVFTWTVPLAPG from the coding sequence ATGCGGCTGTTTCCCAGACTGCTGCTGCAGCACCTCACGGGCGTGGCCGTGACGGCCGCCGTGCTGGTCGGCGCGGCGGAGGTGTCCGCGCATCCCTTTATTCAGCATCACGTGGATTCGATGATCGTGCAGATGGGCGCGCAGGGGGGCCACATGCGCGTGGATCTGACGCAGGGCATGCGGGACACCCTGACGCGCGCCCTCCTGACGGCGCTGCCGGTGGCGCTCGTGGTGGCGACGCTGTTCGCGTGGCTGTCCGCGCGGCGCGTGACGGCGTCCGTGCGGACGCTACAGGATGGGAGCCGCGCGCTGGCCAGCGGGGAGTACCACCGCCGACTGGCCGTGGCGGGTGAGGATGAACTGGCGGAGCTGGCGGGGAGTTTCAACACGATGGCGGGCGCGCTGGAGCGGGTGGAGCAGAGCCGGGTGGAACTGATCGGGAATGTGGCGCATGAGTTGCGCACGCCGATGGCCGCGGTGCGCGGGTACGCGGAAGCGGGGCAGGACGGGATTCTGCCGCCGCAGGAGGCGCTGGGGGCCAACGCGCGGGAGATGGCGAGCCTGGAGCGCCTGGCGCGGGACCTGAGTCTGGTCAGCCGGGTGGAAGGCGGGCGGGTGGACCTGCACGTGGTCGCGCTGGCGCTGGAAGGCGCGCTGCTGCAGGCGCGGGAGCGGTTCGCGCTGGCGTTCGAGGACCGCGGGGTGACGTTCACGGTCACGGGCCCGGCGGCGGGGCTCAGCATTCAGGCGGACGCGGCGCGCGCGCAGCAGATCCTGGCGAACCTGCTGGGGAACGCGCTGCGGCACACCCCACCGGGCGGGACGGTGCGTCTGGGGGCCGAGCGGCGGGGGGGGATGGCCGTGGTCACGGTGGCGGACACGGGGAGCGGCGTGAAGGCGGAGCACCTGGAGCGCGTCTTTGAGCGGTTCTTTCGGGTGGATGAGGCCCGGACGCGCGGGGAGGGCAGCGGGGTGGGCCTGACGATCGCGCGGGGCCTGGCGCGCGCCATGCGGGGGGACGTGACCGCCTCGTCCGTGCCGGGTGAGGGGAGCGTGTTCACGTGGACGGTGCCGCTGGCGCCGGGGTGA
- a CDS encoding ArsR/SmtB family transcription factor yields the protein MSDHRPFKRDLYEQFARVGKALASPARLELLDLLAQAERPVEDLARAADLTVANASQHLQVLRQARLVDVRRDGNLRHYRLAGPEAFRVWQSLRDFGESCVAEVGQLVRTYLQERENLEAITLEELQARLGDVLILDVRPEIEYEAGHIPGARSVPVEQLETLLPDLPQDTTIVAYCRGPYCVYSDEAVSLLREKGYDARRLVAGLPDWKAAGLPVDGGAAHRLERA from the coding sequence ATGAGTGACCACCGCCCCTTCAAGCGGGACCTGTACGAGCAGTTTGCCCGGGTGGGCAAAGCACTCGCGAGTCCCGCCCGGCTTGAACTGCTGGACCTGCTCGCACAGGCAGAAAGGCCTGTGGAGGACCTGGCGCGCGCGGCCGACCTGACGGTGGCCAACGCCAGTCAGCACCTCCAGGTGCTGCGGCAGGCCCGGCTGGTGGACGTGCGCCGTGACGGGAACCTGCGGCACTACCGGCTGGCCGGACCCGAGGCGTTCCGCGTCTGGCAGTCCCTGCGGGACTTTGGGGAATCGTGCGTGGCGGAGGTCGGGCAGCTCGTCCGGACGTACCTGCAGGAACGGGAGAATCTGGAAGCCATCACGCTCGAGGAACTGCAGGCCCGCCTGGGGGACGTCCTGATCCTGGACGTGCGGCCTGAGATCGAATATGAGGCGGGGCATATCCCGGGGGCGAGATCCGTACCCGTCGAGCAGTTGGAGACCCTGCTGCCGGACCTGCCACAGGACACGACCATCGTGGCGTACTGCCGGGGCCCGTACTGTGTGTACTCAGATGAGGCCGTGTCGCTGCTGCGGGAAAAGGGCTACGACGCGCGCCGCCTGGTCGCAGGTTTACCGGACTGGAAGGCCGCTGGTCTGCCCGTGGACGGCGGCGCAGCGCATCGACTGGAGCGCGCCTAA
- a CDS encoding response regulator transcription factor, giving the protein MATVLIVDDDPAIVEVLAAYLRAEGHAVLTAGDGVQALPLLVRAHVAIIDWMLPGLSGLEVTAHARQTQPQLPVLLLTARGEVDDRLAGLDAGADDYVVKPFSPREVVARVRALLRRVAVRDEIEIGGLTLDVQGRTATLDGQPLAFSRTEFDLLATLAQHPGLLWTRERLLERVWGPEFPGVTRVVDVHVTAVRRKLGDEPDSPRFIETVRGAGYRFKES; this is encoded by the coding sequence GTGGCGACCGTGTTGATCGTGGATGATGATCCGGCCATCGTGGAGGTCCTGGCGGCGTACCTGCGCGCGGAAGGGCACGCGGTGCTGACGGCGGGGGACGGCGTGCAGGCGCTGCCTCTGCTGGTCCGGGCGCACGTGGCCATCATCGACTGGATGCTGCCGGGCCTGTCGGGCCTGGAGGTGACGGCGCATGCCCGGCAGACTCAGCCGCAGCTGCCGGTGCTGCTGCTGACCGCGCGGGGGGAAGTGGATGACCGGCTGGCGGGCCTGGACGCCGGGGCGGACGATTACGTGGTCAAGCCGTTCAGTCCGCGGGAGGTGGTCGCGCGCGTGCGGGCGCTGCTGCGGCGCGTGGCCGTGCGGGACGAGATCGAGATCGGGGGGCTCACGTTGGACGTGCAGGGCCGCACGGCCACGCTGGACGGGCAGCCGCTGGCGTTCTCCCGGACGGAGTTCGATCTGCTGGCGACGCTCGCGCAGCACCCGGGGCTCCTGTGGACGCGCGAGCGGCTGCTCGAGCGGGTCTGGGGGCCGGAGTTTCCGGGGGTGACCCGCGTGGTGGACGTGCACGTCACGGCCGTGCGCCGCAAACTGGGGGATGAGCCGGACAGCCCGCGGTTCATTGAAACGGTGCGCGGCGCCGGGTACCGCTTCAAGGAGTCCTGA
- a CDS encoding four-helix bundle copper-binding protein gives MHTQISKMLQTHPQPQTTFDPAALAECLEACLECSAVCTACADACLGEQEHLAHLVRCIRLNLDCADICAATGRVLGRLTDADQAVLRAQLQACVAACTACGDECANHAQHMNMAHCAVCADSCRRCAVACTRLLGSVSA, from the coding sequence ATGCACACGCAGATCTCGAAGATGTTGCAGACCCATCCCCAGCCCCAGACCACCTTCGACCCCGCGGCCCTGGCCGAATGCCTGGAGGCCTGCCTCGAATGCAGCGCCGTGTGCACCGCCTGCGCGGACGCCTGCCTGGGCGAACAGGAGCACCTCGCGCACCTCGTGCGCTGCATCCGGCTCAACCTGGACTGCGCGGACATCTGCGCCGCCACCGGCCGGGTCCTGGGCCGCCTGACCGACGCGGACCAGGCGGTCCTGCGCGCCCAGCTGCAGGCCTGCGTGGCCGCGTGTACAGCCTGCGGTGACGAGTGCGCGAACCACGCGCAGCACATGAACATGGCGCACTGCGCCGTGTGTGCCGACAGCTGCCGCCGCTGCGCAGTGGCCTGCACGCGCCTGCTGGGGAGCGTGAGCGCGTGA
- a CDS encoding type II restriction endonuclease, whose amino-acid sequence MHTLDTLIRHWRDDPGGTYRTWFLWDERLKNFRSIRRGIQVVVREIREDRFGTQYRGSSLETVVHSIAEQRQMFRGADHAFLWKPKLRIPDIYEHPEHQRAFGHFLDTCACCTTEQELLQAIRTLDARGIKGLGPAAANLMYFLHPTLMPPFNTAIVNGYNAVTGAKVKLGKWEEYLALRAGLLRLTHAHRSLLSNDLGAVAGLMFDVGSGRYAAPPRADDGPDVEAWRADLAQVREESKAARKAQEAALAQDHTHTQVQGWLRDLGLALGFEVWIAANDRSRACAGGRLGDGCLDTLPAGIAGTPGADAVRLIDVVWFERGTLAPAAAFEVEHTTSIYSGIVRLLDLALGAPERAVQGLYLVAPDSREADVRDQLRRPAFQAVGHLHMRYLPYSELERHREAMARFGQGLRAVEAIARAL is encoded by the coding sequence ATGCACACGCTTGACACGCTGATCCGTCACTGGCGGGACGATCCCGGCGGCACGTACCGAACCTGGTTCCTCTGGGACGAGCGCCTGAAGAACTTCCGGTCCATCCGCCGGGGCATTCAGGTGGTCGTCCGTGAAATCCGCGAGGACCGCTTCGGCACCCAGTACCGGGGGTCGTCCCTGGAGACGGTCGTGCATTCCATCGCGGAGCAGCGGCAGATGTTCCGCGGCGCGGACCACGCGTTCCTGTGGAAACCCAAGCTGCGCATCCCCGACATCTACGAGCACCCGGAGCACCAGCGGGCGTTCGGGCACTTCCTGGACACCTGCGCATGCTGCACCACCGAGCAGGAACTCCTGCAGGCCATTCGCACGCTGGACGCGCGCGGCATCAAGGGCCTCGGGCCCGCCGCGGCGAACCTGATGTACTTCCTGCACCCGACCCTGATGCCGCCCTTCAACACCGCCATCGTGAACGGGTACAACGCCGTGACCGGCGCGAAAGTCAAGCTGGGCAAGTGGGAGGAGTACCTGGCGTTGCGGGCGGGCCTGCTGCGACTGACGCACGCGCACCGCAGCCTGCTGTCCAATGACCTGGGCGCCGTGGCGGGCTTGATGTTCGACGTGGGCAGCGGCCGGTACGCCGCGCCCCCGCGCGCGGACGACGGCCCGGACGTGGAGGCGTGGCGCGCGGACCTGGCGCAGGTGCGCGAGGAGAGCAAAGCGGCCCGCAAGGCGCAGGAGGCCGCGCTGGCGCAGGATCACACGCACACGCAGGTGCAGGGCTGGCTGCGGGACCTGGGCCTGGCCCTGGGCTTCGAAGTGTGGATCGCCGCGAATGACCGCTCCCGCGCGTGCGCGGGTGGCCGCCTGGGGGACGGGTGTCTGGACACCCTGCCAGCGGGCATTGCGGGCACGCCCGGCGCGGATGCCGTGCGCCTGATTGACGTGGTGTGGTTCGAGCGGGGCACGCTGGCGCCCGCCGCGGCGTTCGAGGTGGAGCACACCACGTCCATTTACTCCGGCATTGTCCGGCTGCTGGACCTGGCGCTGGGCGCGCCGGAACGGGCCGTGCAGGGCCTGTACCTGGTGGCGCCCGACAGCCGCGAGGCGGACGTGCGCGACCAGTTGCGCCGGCCCGCATTTCAGGCGGTGGGGCACCTGCACATGCGGTACCTGCCGTACAGCGAACTGGAGCGGCACCGGGAGGCCATGGCGCGCTTCGGGCAGGGCCTGCGCGCCGTGGAGGCCATCGCGCGCGCCCTGTAA
- a CDS encoding peptidoglycan DD-metalloendopeptidase family protein has product MRFLLPLLLAATLSSAGAATITVKPGDTLYGLARQHRTTIERLVNLNGTLNPQRALQVGQRLKVPDPVPAAAPRPGAAGARVQATGIRVTAVLPVQGRLTSVYSAAHPGLDLAAPTGTPVRAARAGTVTESRFDGRTGWGWTLVLDHGDGMTTRYSHNSANLAQVGQTVATGQVIARVGSTGNSTGPHLDYRVMIGGQTINPMRLY; this is encoded by the coding sequence ATGCGCTTCCTCCTACCGCTCCTCCTGGCCGCCACCCTCAGCAGCGCCGGCGCCGCCACCATCACCGTCAAACCCGGCGACACCCTCTACGGCCTCGCCCGTCAACACCGGACCACCATCGAGCGCCTCGTGAACCTCAACGGCACCCTCAACCCCCAGCGGGCCCTGCAGGTCGGCCAGCGCCTCAAGGTCCCGGACCCCGTGCCCGCCGCCGCGCCCCGCCCGGGTGCGGCCGGCGCCCGCGTCCAGGCCACCGGGATTCGCGTCACGGCGGTCCTGCCCGTCCAGGGGCGCTTGACCAGCGTCTACAGCGCCGCGCACCCCGGGCTCGACCTGGCCGCCCCCACCGGCACGCCCGTGCGCGCCGCCCGGGCCGGTACGGTCACCGAGTCCCGCTTTGACGGGCGCACCGGGTGGGGCTGGACGCTCGTGCTCGACCATGGGGACGGCATGACCACCCGCTACAGCCACAACAGCGCCAACCTCGCCCAGGTGGGCCAGACCGTGGCGACCGGTCAGGTGATCGCCCGGGTCGGCAGCACCGGCAACAGCACCGGCCCGCACCTGGACTACCGCGTGATGATCGGCGGCCAGACCATCAACCCCATGCGCCTGTACTGA
- a CDS encoding DUF305 domain-containing protein has translation MTRILMMAAALSLSGLSGAQSMAGMNHGPDHNMSSMGGMSMKMDLSGLQKLSGKAFDRAFLSMMIPHHQAAVEMARAVQPLSKDATVKRWAAAIITAQQGEINQMNAWLGGLGGTDAAMANMMKSSMSGMGDAVKKAKNPDVAFVQGMVPHHVSAIDMATLALQKTSDARVLKLARDIVRDQATEVHDFRAWLMKKGL, from the coding sequence ATGACACGCATCCTGATGATGGCAGCGGCCCTGAGCCTCAGTGGCCTGAGCGGCGCGCAGAGCATGGCCGGCATGAACCACGGCCCCGATCACAATATGTCCTCCATGGGCGGCATGAGCATGAAAATGGACCTCAGCGGCCTGCAGAAACTGTCCGGCAAGGCGTTCGACCGGGCCTTCCTCAGCATGATGATCCCCCACCACCAGGCAGCCGTGGAAATGGCCCGCGCCGTGCAGCCCCTCAGCAAAGACGCCACCGTCAAACGCTGGGCCGCGGCGATCATCACCGCGCAGCAGGGCGAAATCAACCAGATGAACGCCTGGCTTGGGGGCCTCGGCGGCACGGACGCCGCCATGGCCAACATGATGAAAAGCAGCATGAGCGGCATGGGCGACGCCGTGAAGAAAGCCAAGAACCCGGACGTGGCGTTCGTGCAGGGCATGGTGCCGCACCACGTGTCCGCAATCGACATGGCCACCCTCGCCCTGCAGAAGACGAGTGACGCCCGCGTCCTCAAGCTCGCGCGGGACATCGTCCGCGACCAGGCCACCGAAGTGCACGACTTCCGCGCGTGGCTGATGAAAAAAGGCCTGTAA
- a CDS encoding FTR1 family iron permease → MKRLLMLLLALLGVASAVPGQVDVAAELRTAHDLVAQSLREYAGGQRDAAFKTARSAYLDHFEYAEPPLRVLNPDLILEMEYRFADLRNGMKSGASISELRAVAGDIDGSLRKAESIVNGTGVLAPTLAATGGFTILFREGLEAALLMAAILAYLASTRNDRLRRGVWWGAGAALAATALTWAVATYLLSIAPISRELISAVTSVIAVVILFYLSFWMLQQGDRKRSAEFMRARVSQAVQSGSLGAVALVTFTTIYREGFETVLFYQALAVASGPVLGYMYLGVALAALALVAVFAVLFRLGRRLPTQRLFPALVTVTALFAVAFVGNGVRAFQEAGWLPVTNLYGRVPTLDPNVAALTGLHPTVETLAAQGLMVLVYVIGFVLLRARDGRSSRTGAPV, encoded by the coding sequence GTGAAGCGCCTCCTGATGCTGCTGCTGGCCCTGCTGGGCGTGGCGTCCGCCGTGCCGGGCCAGGTGGATGTGGCGGCCGAACTCCGCACCGCGCACGACCTCGTGGCCCAGAGCCTGCGTGAGTATGCGGGCGGGCAGCGCGACGCCGCCTTCAAGACAGCCCGCTCGGCGTACCTCGATCACTTCGAGTACGCCGAGCCGCCCCTGCGCGTGTTGAACCCCGACCTGATCCTGGAGATGGAGTACCGCTTCGCGGACCTGCGCAACGGCATGAAGAGCGGCGCGAGCATCAGTGAGTTGCGCGCCGTGGCCGGGGACATCGACGGCAGCCTGCGCAAGGCCGAGAGCATCGTGAACGGCACCGGGGTGCTCGCGCCCACGCTGGCGGCCACGGGCGGCTTCACCATCCTGTTCCGCGAGGGTCTGGAAGCGGCGCTGCTGATGGCGGCCATCCTGGCCTACCTCGCGAGTACCCGCAACGACCGCCTGCGGCGCGGCGTGTGGTGGGGCGCCGGCGCGGCCCTGGCCGCCACCGCCCTCACCTGGGCGGTCGCCACGTACCTGCTGTCCATCGCGCCCATCTCACGGGAACTGATCAGCGCGGTCACCAGCGTCATCGCAGTCGTGATTCTCTTCTACCTGTCGTTCTGGATGCTGCAGCAGGGGGACCGCAAGCGCAGCGCGGAATTCATGCGCGCGCGCGTGTCGCAGGCCGTGCAGAGCGGCAGCCTGGGCGCCGTGGCGCTGGTCACGTTCACCACCATCTACCGCGAGGGCTTCGAGACGGTGCTGTTCTACCAGGCGCTCGCGGTGGCCAGCGGCCCGGTCCTGGGGTATATGTACCTCGGCGTGGCTCTGGCCGCGCTCGCGCTCGTGGCGGTGTTCGCCGTGCTGTTCCGCCTGGGGCGCCGCCTGCCCACGCAGCGGCTGTTCCCAGCGCTCGTCACGGTCACGGCGCTGTTCGCAGTCGCGTTTGTCGGCAACGGCGTGCGCGCCTTCCAGGAGGCCGGGTGGCTGCCGGTCACCAACCTGTACGGGCGGGTGCCGACACTGGACCCCAACGTCGCGGCCCTCACCGGCCTGCACCCTACCGTGGAAACGCTCGCGGCGCAGGGGCTGATGGTCCTGGTGTACGTCATCGGCTTCGTGCTGCTGCGCGCGCGCGACGGGCGCTCCTCCCGGACTGGGGCGCCCGTGTGA
- a CDS encoding antitoxin Xre/MbcA/ParS toxin-binding domain-containing protein, with protein MTALSDHLLIDARSPVNGKLDARRLAQAFGMTLRELAQATGRDPSGLSKHPTSDTLQVPLHDLETVGLQLRDVFGDLSVGRMWLRAPNPVLGGRTPISYLLDRRPVAVRRLLTLAETGTPT; from the coding sequence ATGACCGCCCTGAGTGACCACCTGCTGATCGACGCCCGCAGCCCCGTGAACGGCAAACTTGACGCCCGCCGCCTGGCTCAGGCATTCGGCATGACCCTGCGCGAACTCGCGCAGGCCACCGGCCGCGACCCCAGCGGCCTGAGCAAGCACCCCACCAGCGACACCCTGCAGGTCCCCCTGCACGACCTGGAAACCGTGGGCCTGCAACTCAGGGACGTGTTCGGCGACCTCAGCGTGGGGCGCATGTGGCTGCGGGCCCCCAACCCGGTCCTCGGGGGCCGGACGCCGATCAGTTACCTCCTCGACCGCCGCCCGGTGGCCGTCCGGCGCCTGCTGACCCTGGCCGAGACAGGCACCCCGACTTGA
- a CDS encoding RES family NAD+ phosphorylase — protein MTDFKALKRALLGAPVWTPPGVLDTYRTVPLLALRKYNPDPLNTDGSLVTGGRYNAPEDLPGAHAMLYVAEHLSVAHAEAGAITVVTGATGLQIQPGPDQRPRLDITVKLRLGSVLDLTDPAVLTVLSLHPSDLLQAWLPLNVEGQLALTQVLARAALDSARFDAIRYPSARYPGGRNYAVFPDRVAPQDRAVHDPDGELSVFPGPARP, from the coding sequence TTGACCGACTTCAAGGCCCTGAAGCGCGCCCTGCTGGGCGCGCCCGTCTGGACGCCCCCTGGCGTCCTCGACACGTACCGCACGGTGCCGCTGCTGGCGCTGCGCAAGTACAACCCCGACCCGCTGAATACGGACGGGTCCCTGGTCACCGGCGGGCGGTACAACGCGCCGGAGGACCTGCCGGGCGCGCACGCCATGCTGTACGTCGCGGAGCACCTCAGCGTCGCGCACGCGGAAGCGGGCGCCATTACGGTCGTCACAGGCGCGACTGGCCTGCAGATCCAGCCCGGACCCGACCAGCGGCCCCGGCTGGACATCACCGTCAAACTGCGCCTCGGCAGCGTCCTGGACCTGACCGACCCGGCGGTCCTGACCGTCCTGAGCCTGCACCCATCAGACCTGCTGCAGGCGTGGCTCCCCTTGAACGTGGAGGGCCAGCTGGCCCTCACGCAGGTGCTGGCCCGCGCCGCGCTGGACAGCGCCCGGTTCGACGCCATCCGCTACCCGAGCGCCCGGTACCCGGGCGGGCGGAACTACGCCGTGTTCCCGGACCGCGTCGCCCCGCAGGACCGGGCTGTACATGATCCGGACGGCGAACTGAGCGTCTTCCCGGGGCCCGCCCGGCCCTGA
- a CDS encoding hydantoinase/oxoprolinase family protein: MTGGPLPVRIGIDVGGTFTKGVALGRDGQVLAVSHVPTTHQHAHGVAAGVLDALRALLRDLPPGSVPALVAHSTTQATNALLEGDTAPLGILALGEARDERRVKAVTRPPAGLRAQHAFVATGTPDFDARVQAVLDRWHAQGVGAVAVSQAFGVDDAHFEHRAGDLARRVGFPVSLGSDLSGAYGLEMRTLSAAVNASILPTMVRTAGHVRDAVGQLLPGVPLLIVRGDGGAADLRAFEEKPLHTVVSGPAASLGGAILAHGVMDGVFFEVGGTSTNIGVIKDGQPALKYMTVMDVPTGLRAADIRIAGVAGGSLVRLRGRRIEDVGPRSAHIAGLAYASFTPADQLAGAQIELIAPSSGDPADYAVLRVPSGARFAITPTCAANALGAIPAGGYAHAVPESARLALSLLGQALGAGMEAAAHAVLEASAEKLTRTVQGLVREYGLRGAPLYGGGGAASVLGPVVARRLNAPFVPIPHSDVISSIGAALAVIRVERERSVTRQDPTVADLLEREVGDEAVRLGADPATLRVETEFSAREGRLRAVATGAHPLSARTRPLDADEVQQQARQVLGDQAQLVFGGAHHTLFVATRVRRSLLRRTETHAALVLDGRGVRLLRFENAQVLTGHAHEALEELRTLLQGRAVAPRVAALTTSRLRDYAHLHDPALLLRQLSENLRLEGQVALIIEQ; the protein is encoded by the coding sequence GTGACAGGTGGCCCCCTGCCGGTCCGGATCGGCATTGACGTGGGAGGCACCTTCACCAAGGGTGTCGCCCTCGGCCGTGACGGCCAGGTCCTGGCCGTGTCGCACGTGCCTACCACGCACCAGCACGCCCACGGCGTGGCTGCGGGCGTGCTGGACGCCCTGCGTGCGCTGCTGCGTGACCTCCCGCCGGGCTCGGTCCCGGCCCTGGTCGCGCACTCCACCACCCAGGCCACGAACGCCCTGCTCGAAGGCGACACGGCGCCCCTGGGCATCCTCGCCCTGGGGGAGGCCCGCGACGAGCGGCGGGTGAAGGCCGTGACCCGGCCACCGGCGGGCCTGCGCGCGCAGCACGCCTTTGTGGCCACGGGTACCCCGGACTTCGACGCGCGCGTGCAGGCTGTGCTGGACCGCTGGCACGCACAGGGCGTGGGCGCGGTCGCCGTGTCGCAGGCCTTCGGCGTAGATGACGCGCACTTTGAGCATCGGGCCGGTGACCTCGCGCGCCGCGTGGGCTTCCCGGTGAGTCTGGGCAGTGACCTCTCCGGTGCGTACGGCCTGGAGATGCGGACCCTGTCTGCCGCGGTGAACGCCAGCATTCTGCCCACCATGGTCCGCACTGCCGGTCACGTCCGCGACGCCGTCGGTCAGCTGCTGCCGGGCGTGCCGCTGCTGATCGTCCGCGGGGACGGCGGCGCGGCCGACCTGCGCGCGTTCGAGGAGAAGCCCCTGCACACGGTCGTCAGCGGGCCCGCCGCGAGTCTCGGCGGGGCGATCCTGGCGCACGGCGTGATGGACGGCGTGTTCTTCGAGGTGGGCGGCACGAGCACGAACATCGGCGTGATCAAGGACGGGCAGCCCGCCCTGAAGTACATGACCGTGATGGACGTCCCCACCGGCCTGCGCGCGGCGGACATCCGCATTGCGGGCGTGGCGGGCGGCAGCCTGGTGCGGCTGCGCGGGCGGCGCATCGAGGACGTCGGGCCGCGCAGCGCGCACATCGCGGGCCTCGCGTACGCCAGCTTCACGCCTGCCGACCAGCTGGCCGGCGCGCAGATTGAACTGATCGCCCCCAGCTCAGGCGACCCGGCGGACTACGCGGTGCTGCGGGTCCCCAGCGGCGCGCGCTTCGCGATCACGCCCACCTGCGCGGCCAATGCCCTGGGGGCCATTCCGGCGGGCGGGTACGCGCACGCCGTCCCGGAGAGCGCCCGGCTGGCCCTGAGCCTGCTGGGGCAGGCGCTGGGCGCCGGGATGGAGGCCGCGGCGCACGCGGTGCTGGAGGCCAGCGCGGAGAAGCTCACCCGGACCGTGCAGGGCCTGGTGCGCGAGTACGGCCTGCGCGGCGCGCCGCTGTACGGCGGGGGCGGCGCGGCCAGCGTGCTGGGCCCGGTGGTGGCCCGGCGCCTGAACGCGCCATTCGTGCCCATCCCGCACAGTGACGTGATCTCCTCGATCGGCGCGGCCCTCGCCGTAATCCGGGTGGAACGTGAGCGCAGCGTCACCCGGCAGGACCCCACGGTGGCGGACCTCCTGGAGCGCGAGGTGGGCGACGAGGCCGTGCGGCTCGGGGCAGATCCGGCCACGCTGCGCGTCGAGACGGAATTCAGCGCCCGCGAGGGCCGCCTGCGGGCCGTGGCAACCGGCGCGCACCCCCTGAGCGCCCGCACTCGACCCCTCGATGCCGACGAGGTGCAGCAGCAGGCCCGGCAGGTGCTGGGCGACCAGGCGCAGCTCGTGTTCGGCGGCGCGCACCACACCCTGTTCGTCGCCACGCGCGTCCGGCGGAGCCTGCTGCGCCGCACCGAGACGCACGCGGCCCTTGTCCTTGACGGGCGGGGCGTGCGGCTGCTGCGCTTCGAGAACGCGCAGGTGCTGACCGGGCACGCGCATGAGGCGCTGGAGGAGCTGCGCACTCTGCTGCAGGGGCGGGCGGTGGCGCCGCGCGTCGCGGCCCTGACTACCTCCCGGCTGAGGGACTACGCGCACCTGCACGACCCGGCGCTGCTGCTGCGGCAACTGAGCGAGAACCTGCGCCTGGAAGGCCAGGTCGCGCTCATCATCGAGCAGTGA
- a CDS encoding DUF305 domain-containing protein gives MRRALLTLSLLTVLPGGALAGGMDGMDGMAMPGMPMTHMSMPMTPSATVPGLSQMGLQMQLDMRAMMMPMMNDLARLSGRSFERAFMSMMIPHHQGAIDSSRAVLERAKDAQVRAWATQIIADQTREIEQMQAQLRAYGGPNQAMMARMVQMNRMMDMPAMIRASSMPERTFLEGMIPHHAAANDKSTLALQRTQDPFVLDLAARIITAQAGEMHDFQEWLRAHP, from the coding sequence GTGAGGCGGGCGCTGCTGACCCTGAGCCTGCTGACGGTCCTGCCGGGCGGCGCGCTGGCGGGCGGCATGGACGGCATGGACGGCATGGCGATGCCCGGCATGCCCATGACCCACATGAGCATGCCCATGACGCCCTCGGCGACCGTGCCCGGCCTGTCCCAGATGGGCCTGCAGATGCAACTGGACATGCGCGCCATGATGATGCCCATGATGAACGACCTCGCGCGCCTGAGCGGGCGGTCGTTCGAGCGGGCGTTCATGTCCATGATGATCCCCCACCACCAGGGGGCCATCGACAGCAGCCGGGCGGTGCTGGAACGCGCCAAGGACGCGCAGGTGCGCGCCTGGGCCACCCAGATCATCGCGGACCAGACGCGGGAGATCGAGCAGATGCAGGCCCAGCTGCGCGCGTACGGTGGGCCGAACCAGGCGATGATGGCCCGCATGGTCCAGATGAACCGGATGATGGACATGCCTGCGATGATCCGCGCGTCGAGCATGCCGGAACGGACCTTCCTCGAAGGCATGATCCCGCACCACGCCGCCGCGAACGACAAATCGACCCTGGCGCTGCAGCGCACTCAGGACCCGTTCGTGCTGGACCTCGCGGCGCGCATCATCACGGCGCAGGCCGGGGAAATGCACGACTTCCAAGAGTGGCTGCGCGCCCACCCCTGA